The Lysobacter sp. HDW10 genome window below encodes:
- the rplP gene encoding 50S ribosomal protein L16 — protein MLQPKRTKYRKLHKGRNEGLAWSSNAVSFGEYGLRSTQTGRLTARQIEAARRAISRYVKRGGKMWIRVFPDKPITQKPIEVRMGSGKGNVEYWVAQIQPGRMIYEIEGVDEATAREAFRLAAAKLSVTTQFVTRTVR, from the coding sequence ATGTTGCAACCGAAGCGAACCAAATACCGCAAACTCCACAAGGGCCGTAACGAAGGCCTGGCATGGAGCTCAAATGCAGTGAGCTTTGGCGAATACGGTCTGCGTTCAACGCAAACCGGCCGCCTGACCGCTCGCCAAATCGAAGCCGCACGTCGTGCCATCTCCCGCTATGTAAAGCGCGGTGGCAAGATGTGGATCCGCGTGTTCCCGGACAAGCCGATTACCCAAAAGCCGATCGAAGTCCGCATGGGCTCGGGTAAAGGTAACGTCGAGTACTGGGTGGCACAGATCCAACCCGGCCGCATGATTTATGAAATCGAAGGTGTGGACGAAGCAACGGCGCGCGAAGCGTTCCGTTTGGCTGCCGCCAAGCTTTCGGTCACCACCCAATTCGTGACCCGGACGGTGCGCTAA